A stretch of DNA from Arachis hypogaea cultivar Tifrunner chromosome 19, arahy.Tifrunner.gnm2.J5K5, whole genome shotgun sequence:
TATAGTTGATGACTTCATCCTAGTGATTATCAACCATTACCTTCATAGGATTCAGTTATTTATCTTAGTCTCTGctgtaatatttatttttttaaattgagatCCTTGTCTTGGTTAATGGTTTTCCCTACTAAACTTTGTATATTGTATGTTGGTGTGACAAACAAAATGTGGGCCATACCCTCAATGAAGTTCCAAGGAAGAAGGAGCCAAAAAAGGAAGTTCTTTGTTCTACAAAGGGACATTAGTTGCTAATTAGTTGAATGTTCCTTAAAGTAACTACAAAATTGGACTGCACGGGAATCTCATCCTGCCATTTCTTGCATTGAAAATCactaaatattttacttttaagtGATTAATGCCAACTTTATTGCATATGTTGGAGCTTTATTTGATTGTAATCTAATTTGCTTAATTGCTTATTCAATATACTATTCACAATAGTCACAAATAATCTAAAACATTATATAACATTTTCCTTCAGAAAAAGTACATAAGGAGTGATGTATTCCCCACAATCTCTTAATAAAGAAAATATAGCAGAAAAACAGAAAACTTCAGTCAGGTGCAATGCAAGTTAACGAAAATATTAGCACTCTAGTTCATCAAAGTTGTTATCACTAAATAATATTATAGTAGTAGTTTTATTTTATGAGTGAGAAATATTTTTGTTAACTTGCACCTAGGAAAAACTATGCCAAATGAAAATCTGCACCTATCAACAAAGGAAATCCTAATGCTACAGCTGAAACTGAAAAGAATAGTTAATTAGGCTCTTTGatgtgtcttcttcttcttcaagaactCACTGAAGCACAGCAACTGAAACACTTTGGCTTGCTATAGAGCCAAGCAAAGTAGATTAACATTTTCTGTTCCAAGACCAGATTTGTGCTGATCTTTGTACCAGGGAGACCCTCCATTAGAAGAAGGGTTCTTCTCTACTGGACTACTATTTAGATGCAATTCAGAAGCATTATTTGATTTCATCTTCAGCAAAGTCCCTTCATCAGATGAATTGTTCCCATTTGAGCTAGAACTGCCACCGTTTGAACAATGCTGTTCAGTGTGAATCAGTTGTCCAAACAAGAAGATATGGGATGGTGGTGATGATGATTTCACTTCTTCATTGTGTTCTTCCTTTAAATTATGGCTAGAATTTCCAACACTTAACAAGCAAGATATATCAGCATTGCTGTTCTTATAGGTCCCACAATAAGGGGGACTAATAAGATTCATATTGTGTGATTGTGATTGTGATGGAAGATTGTTGAAGAAAGGATAATCAGATGGAGACAGATCAAGAAGTTGAGCATGCCTGGCTCCCTGTATGCCTGCAATACTGTTATTCTCTTGAATGTTCATCAATAAGGACTTAGAAGAATGATTCATAACAAGATGATTATCATTACTGTAACTATAATTGCTGGGAAATCCTGGCATTATTGGAAGTTGGTTATTGATGAGGTGAAAATCTTGATTGTGAAGAAACCTTGGTTTCTTTCTAGTTGGAGAGAATGGAGAAAGATGGTAGGTGGGAATGTCTGAGACTAATTCAACCAACCAAGGATTTACACACTTCACATGCTGTAGTAATTCTGGTTCATCCCACACCACCTGAAACAAATTTagagcaataaaaataaagatgGTTGAAACAGTAGTATGCATATTAAAGGTTCCATTGACTTGCATATGTAAAGTCCAATCAAGAGTAGCCACCTGTGTCTCTACAGGTTCAATCATGAGAGGTACATTTTCACAGATTGCAATCAATGTTTTGTGTTGTCACATCCAACTGACTCATTCAAGAAAACTTTGGTACTTGGCAAGGAGAATTTGTCAGAGACAGAACTTAACAGACAAACATGAAATGATTTGGTACCTCATATCATGCGCATTGACTATTATGCTAACTACATTGGTTAGTTTAACAGTGCATTTGATACTTTTAAACAGTATTCATAGTAAAACAAACATGATTCATAAATCATAAATGATATAGTCGAATGATCTTTCACCATCATGCAGTAAAGAAATTAACCCAAGAAACAAATCTAGGTTCATTAGGAAATTTGACAATAGCAATTAAAAGATGTACCTGCAGAAGACGCCATGGAGAATTAGGCCAATGAATGGGATCAAGAAGCTGAACAGAAGAAATGGTTCCCATGAACCAACTGATTCTAGAAGAATCCTCAGTCTCAAAGGGCATCTTGAACCTCATCCCAGAACACCACCTCACTTTCATTGCATCTCTCACAACTGAGGCCTTAACACAAAACTCAGGTGAGCTTCCTCTTGGATAGTACACAACCTCAAATGGCCTTCCATTAACACCAAAACTCACAGCTTCAACCACCGATGACACCGACACCTCGCCGCCTCCAACTGCCACCTTCTTGGCCCTCCTTATCCCAACACACAGATCACCATCCTTAGCTCTCAAGAACACAATGGAATCACCAGCTACAAGCTTCTTCTGGCTCACAAAATTGCTCCATCCAGTGGTCAATAGGTGCCTGCGAGGAGTTCCTGTTGAGAATCAAGAGAGTtagaacaaaattcaaattcacttGAACCATgaaaacctatatatatatatatagtattaacACCTCTATAGATGTGCCTAAACTTCCAGCAATTTCCATGAACATCTTTGGCAACAATGTTCTGAACAGGAGGATCAGCAGAATAATCCAGCCTTGGGAATATGGTTTCAGCACAGTAACGAGGCACTGAGAACCCTCCACCATTGTTGGCATCAGATTGTGTCAGTGTCTTTGCAAATGAAGCAGGTTTCTCTTGATGACCCCCCTCAACAACTCCTCCATTGTTGTTACCACAATCATCACCACCATCCTCCAAATCCATTAACAATGCATTGGTGTTTTCTTGAGTGAGAGGTGTCAAAAACAACTTGACAAAGACCTCATCAGTATCAGAATCTGCCATGTATTTGATTCCAGAGAGCCAGCATGGAATGAAAGAAGGGATTCTCGTTCTGAAATCCACTTTTCCTCCATGAGCATGCTCTGCATGCCCTTGTGGAAAGTACAAAACTTTTGAGTTCAGAGGTGGCATTTGAACCATGGAACCAGCACAAGCATGCCATAATTCAGAATCCAACCACTTTCCTGATGACTCCCCAAACATCTCAACTCTATCAAATTGATAATTCAGCTGGAAGAAGCAGAAAGATCAAACACACAACAACAgagaatatatattattcaacaaatatgagaaaaatagaaaacaaacaaacaaacaacacaaaaagaAAGAGACAATAACAGAAAATGAACATGGTTACAGACTACTTACCAATTATGTCATTAAAGTGAAGCAAGGAGATTatgatgaataataataaatagtgtgaagaagagaagaagagaaaaagtgtGTGATGGTGTGAGAAGAGTTtcagtgagtgagagagagagaaagagagtagtTGTTGTGTAAATCACGCGTCTAAGGTTTCAATACTATTTATGCTGCCGACGAGAAAATGAAGCAGACACTTTTGACACAACACAACATACATGAAAACATTGCTAGTTTACAACATCATGTGACGTAAGTACACAACTCAAAacacacttttttattttatttttaatattggattaacaatgatatttttttaaattgtgatcTACCGTAATCTTTTTCTAAAATGTGGGATGATTTAATGTACGAAGTACAAATAGGACCGTCTAATTTTTAAGAGGTACAAAAATTAGACCGTCCGATTTttaggtacacaaatcggaccgtccgatttctgtACCCGATTTGTGTtgcgatttgtgtactccaaaatcttttacttttctCAACACAAATCGAAGAGTCTGTGTACCTCCTATagttttaaaaaacaccaaaaattaccaCGTCAAGGTATAACACTCATTCTACTTCCATATCTAAATTTTGTAGTCTTTAAAACAAGTCATTTTTTTATCCGcggaaactcaggtgaagtcgacttcacatgaACTTGATAcatgagagccgttagatgatttgactgatttgactaaattttcaacCGACGActtcaggtatcaacttcacgtgaagtcgacttcacctgagttttcacttttttctttatctttttcttttattttgtatttattttaaaatgtttataattattagtgtcattatctatataatatatgtatGGTTGGTGTTTTTTATTCAGTTGAAATTTGGTTCTTAGTAACAGATTTAGTGCCATGTGAAATATCACAATATCACAACTATAcagtttcatttatttattttattttaaaagaaacaaagatATATTACCTTTAATATAATAAGAAACAAGAGCAGGTGATTAATTAAGCAACTAAAAGTTTGAACAATATTGCAATAAAGGAACCACATGCTCACACCGAAAAGGAAAACTATACATGCAATTAAAAATACGAAGATTTGAAGTTCCTAATGTTGATAGTTGTTGCGATTTAATGCTACACACAGAGCAACCAAACTATATATTAATGAAATGAGCTTTTCAATGCttattattagttaataaaaatagatcaaattaaaagtagaaaaagGAAACTTtcaatgtatataataataataataataataagtgttaTGGGGTCAAACAAAAGGGAAGCAACAACACGTGGTTATAGTTATACACAATAAAACTAGATTATTAGTCTTAATTAACCTAGCTAGCTAATTCAGAGAACAGAACCATCCAAGAATGTGTGTGCTTACATTTAATATTATTAGAGTTAATATTACAATGCTAAGGGTTGATGATGTTATGCACTGAAATCAAGGCGATCGTGGAGCCAAAACTGttagtctattttgatttttgaattttgataaaTACAAAACAATAGGTAGTCAAGTCAACTTGATGCTGTGGACTTTCCCTAACACTTCGGTGAAAAATGGTGCCTCCAGCTGTTGCATTTTCACACTTTCTATTGATAACCTTTGACCATTTTTTTAGGTCTACAAACAAAGATTAGTTCCTACTCCTAGTAACAAGTTATACTTGATAAGGCTTGGATACTAATTCTATTGAAagggattttcttttttttttttaaatatattgaaAGGGATTTTTGATGAACAAGCTACTTAATGCTAAATATAGCATTAtactggaaattaaagagaaaaatttAGAATAGTTCCTGACAATTATTTCGAAAAATAACGaggtttttgacaaaaaaaatctaatccgatctTTGATAATTATCTCGAAGGGACAACGAGGTTCCTATgccaaaaaaaagtcaatgttgTCTTTTTTTTTACACAGGAactaatcagtcccaaaaaaaaaaagatcagaaGCTGAATTGAGTGTTTTTTTTATTGGAGGcgtcgttgtcctttcgaggtaattgtcagtGGCCGAATAGGTAATATTATCTCAAATTGCTGCTAATTATTATAAGGTTTAGCTAAAATGTTTaagaatataatattaattttttaagctTTTAATGGATTTAATATactaaacatataaaaaaaataatttttttaatacaaacttttaataaaatcatgtttaataatattaacactcttattttttataatgttgtttttatatatgatttttttttcctttgaaaaCCACTCTATATATGATTGTAAAGTATTTGTttacattatatatttgtataaatttatatatattgaaaaattaatattattaaaataggagTAATAATAATTATACTACTTTAGTATAATTAAGTTTGATATTGAAGCAAGATTTAATTTTAATGGGGTGATGACGAGCGTATCAAAAGAGGGATGAAAcctgaaaaaataataattcagtTACACAACTTGCAAGTTACAAGGGTAACATGACATCTATAATAGTTGAAAGCAAAAGCCAAAAAATACGGCAAGTTACTAAGGTCGGTCATCAAGTTTTTTAAggcaaattaataataataataataataataataataataataataataataataatgttgcatATATATTTGTTAATTAGGCAACAAGTGAAAGGATAGTGACATTCTATATCATTTTTACCAAAGTATGTATGTCTTGGAAATTCAccgacctatatatatatatcctttgtGATAATGTTATCAACTAACGTAACTCTCATACAACAATATATGAGATCGATCACATTTGATCTATATACATGTGATTAGATATGTACATCATTGTCATCAAGATATATTCACATTGTTCTAACATTCCCACTACATATTATTACTTTATCtgtctatatataatatattaaaacacaacCAACATAATCTCGTAATACATTCTTAATCTTCTTCCTTTCTAATATTATACCAGGTCAATTTaagtaattaactaatataatttattattatttatctaattaaattattttttatacattttttaattaaattactttttattcttatttttatacgcCTCAATATTATAATTaacattctttttatattttttcatttttattctcgtgacatttatttttttaaattattctataatatttatatttttttctttaattttatataaaatattatatatttttaatattaatattatttctctttaataagtataaatatatttctcttcttttatatttattattattcttctttaTGTTTACTAGATAAGATTAtagtttaagattttttttttatttttcttttgacttttataacatttattttttttagattattttatatttttcatattttcttgctttttatttttatataggataatatatgattttaatgTTAATATTATTCTTCTTTAATagatacaaattaaataataaatcataattcatcatattCTTTTATATTCATTCCTTTTTGTATTTACTTTATAAATTAGCATTCActttacactttttttttatcttctcttttcacatcattttaattttttttcattcgtACTAATattttgtacaaatatttaaagaatttgGTTGATGaccacaatttttttttgttagttaatgGTGAAAAATTTCTAAAACACTAGATCTTTACAATTTctttagttttttatattttttgtctaactgtatttattagttatatcatttatatattatttttttaacaatttatatttttaatatcatttaattgtaatattttttaaaatatatgatattatctaataattttatatttgtcctgtggtatttaaatataatttaaaaaaacaaaagtaactgcttaaaagaacaaaaataaagataataatataaaattaaataaataaattagaattgaatatttttataattttacttaaagtttaatttatgtataaattttttattttttaatattgactttttttaattaatttatataatttataaagtgCATATCATCTGATGCAACAGGAAGACTAAAACTAGTATGTCTAAtttgattgtttttctttttttttttttaccaaaaataaaaagacTCAAACCCGTAACCTCTAAATAAATATgaagagattatgtcatttgagataTAACTGATTGGCATTTGATTGTTTTCCTTAATTACAACTATGTAGTTGATTTTGATCATTAGCCATTATTAATATGGCTGACAATATATACTCTACCGGCGAGTATCCAACCCGAACTAACCTGTTCGGGTAGGGTTGTCTACTCTATCCGCTGCAGGTAGGGTAGGGTGTAAATTTGCCTGCGCATAAGGTAGAGTACGGGTTTAGGGTAtgccctaccctaccctacccgcatct
This window harbors:
- the LOC112752027 gene encoding auxin response factor 18 is translated as MFGESSGKWLDSELWHACAGSMVQMPPLNSKVLYFPQGHAEHAHGGKVDFRTRIPSFIPCWLSGIKYMADSDTDEVFVKLFLTPLTQENTNALLMDLEDGGDDCGNNNGGVVEGGHQEKPASFAKTLTQSDANNGGGFSVPRYCAETIFPRLDYSADPPVQNIVAKDVHGNCWKFRHIYRGTPRRHLLTTGWSNFVSQKKLVAGDSIVFLRAKDGDLCVGIRRAKKVAVGGGEVSVSSVVEAVSFGVNGRPFEVVYYPRGSSPEFCVKASVVRDAMKVRWCSGMRFKMPFETEDSSRISWFMGTISSVQLLDPIHWPNSPWRLLQVVWDEPELLQHVKCVNPWLVELVSDIPTYHLSPFSPTRKKPRFLHNQDFHLINNQLPIMPGFPSNYSYSNDNHLVMNHSSKSLLMNIQENNSIAGIQGARHAQLLDLSPSDYPFFNNLPSQSQSHNMNLISPPYCGTYKNSNADISCLLSVGNSSHNLKEEHNEEVKSSSPPSHIFLFGQLIHTEQHCSNGGSSSSNGNNSSDEGTLLKMKSNNASELHLNSSPVEKNPSSNGGSPWYKDQHKSGLGTENVNLLCLAL